The following DNA comes from Thunnus thynnus chromosome 3, fThuThy2.1, whole genome shotgun sequence.
TAGTTGTTAGAGCATCAACCTTCAACTCAACAACATGGAGTTTTGActtgagtcagagagagagagtcagagctgATGTTCAAAGGTGAGTCTGTTCAGTGCCCGtatgtacacactcacacacacatatatatacatacgtGTGTACCAGAAAGACACACAATGGTGAAATAGTACACTGTGTATTCTTTTTAGGCAGACTTATTAGGTATTAAAGCATGGGTATGGATTGTGCCCAGTTGCATACAAAATGCACCCAGAACTGGAACTTTTTTTACGTCTTGGCAGAAATTGTGGAGAAAttattgcagaaaaaaataatttttcaaagcagaataattcagtttgttgcaCTTCAGTGTATAAAAACAAGTGGATTTAAACTGGAAATAGGTGAAACAGTCTCAGCCTTGAggtgatattttttgtttgtttgtttaagtaAATGAGATTTTTAAGACTGAATACTTCATAATGACACAATGACTCATTGAAACAGATAATTTTGTCGCATTACACCGCCCCTCCATGCTCCGGGAAGCTGCTGGCACTTCTGGGAAAATATTTTCCAAAGAATAGCTAACCTTGACAAGAGGAGGCAAGAACTGaaatcaaaatgtttcatttaatcTAGTTTGTTGGCAGCTTGTGACACTCAGGTCAGTGTTACAGTTTTCTTTTCGCAGAATCTCACCCCAACCTCGGCATGTCACAACTATTCGCCAACATGTTCAAACTGATCTGTCCAAGGTTACAGTATCAAGTCAATAGTGGTATTGTTGTCAGTAATTGATCCGGAGAGAATATATAATTGAAAGAATGAGAAGTTTACTCAGTAGCTGCCTTGTTTTGGAGGAACCAGTGAGAttgacaaagagacagagaggtccAGTGtgtggcattttcatgtgcGTGGAGGAAGTATCACTGTCCTGCAGATCGCTCATGGaacaatgttctttttttctgtgcaacCTCACCCCAACTGAACTTCCAGCACCGCGCAGTCCTCACAtgctctgtgtatgtatgtgtgtgtgcgtgtgtgtattaCGTAACAGCTCTCTTTTCCATTCACACTGGCGACTGGCATTCAAGAGACTTATTCTCTCTATATCCCTCTGTGCCTGCTGCCTTTACATTCTTCATTTACAATACATGGTTATATAATTTATAGATTATCTCACAGATTCAGTAACACAGCGATTAGATTAGCTTCTTTTGATCCTGCACAGTGAGGCCAACAGTCTgtgaaaaagggagaaaatagACTGATAATGGCAACTAGTGTGTTAATATCTAAAGCTGTGATAGTATTAAGAACAATCATACATATGCTCTTTTTGTGCAggtatgtgtgtgagtttaaCACAGAGAGCATGTACACAAAATTTTTGCTGTGTAACCAAAATGTAACCGTGTTACCTTGAACTCCTCTTTTACAGGTGCTCACCTGCAAAGAGCAACTGAGGACAACTCAAGCCATGACTGTGCTCGCACTGGCTTTTTGTGAACTGGATGACCTCACATAACTGTGTGAATATAAAAGTACAAGTTTTATGATGTAAAACTGATGGACAGCATAGAAACCTGTTACTGGAGAAGGTgttaaacacatgaaatattatCTTCACATTACATCTTCTTCTTTTGGAAACACAACTAAATGTAGGTTAGAAGTCACCATGAAACAGTGGTGAAAAGAAACTAAGTATGTATGTACGATTTTGAAtcacttgtactttacttgagtattccCATGTTATGCTACTTGATACATCCACtcctctacatttcagaggcttTACTCCattaatgtagtggagtaaaaagtacaaagtatatataaagtagtttaaaTAGCTCCACctcaaacagtaaaatgctgctcacacactgatgcatcagtattaacaatgtactttattaaatgtatttaatatatcagtcagaggggcctagtaattttacttttaatactttagtAAATGTAACTGATAATACTTGtgttcttttacttaagtgggaTTTTAAATACAGGATTTTAACTTGTAATGGATGCAATGGATGTAATTTGATCAATTTATGGcctatttgtttttgtgtgttagatgaagagacacagagaaactaAAAGTATGTGGCTTTCTTCCATTGATCTACTGTTGTTGAAGGACGTATGGGTCTATAAGATGTCGTTTGAGGGGGCATCTTGGGGGTTCAAGGCACTGATCATGTGACCACATTGTCACCAGTATAAAATAACTGTGGCTTAAACTGACTATTACAATATTTTGCGTGTTCAAATTTCAGTTAGTTATTTTTGCAACAAATGCACAAGAGCCTTATTTGTGACAATGACACAGCAAAAGCAAGAGCAAGATTATGTCATAATACCATAATACAATAATCTGTTAAcagtattcagtttacaatgaatTTTATTGTAACTGGTCTAAACTTCAGCAGGGAATGTGTGGAGGTGAAATTGAGCCAATTTCATGCCGCCTTTATGTGGCTGATTATCAAAGactgacacaaaaaaaaggtgCCAAGACTGTGGCAGATGGGCTTTTATCTGCCTGTCTTTTtgctgtaatgtgtttttcttcattatttgtAATTGAACATATTCTCAGTTAACTGTTTGAGTTTGAGTGCATGctcacagttcatttttaaatgttctccTTCGACCAAGAGAACTGCCAACTGTATCAAAGCAGTACAAATATCATTTAAACAACCTGTTAggatttatttttgaaagcagcTCGTTTTTGTTGCCGTTTATTCTGCGTGTCTCCGCTGGTTGGCTCAGCTGGCTTCCCGttagcaggaggaggaggaggaggaggaggaggagggtcagGCGGGGTGAGGATCCGACCCCAGCTGAACCGatgagaggggggggggggggggggggagaaacgACAGATGCGGAGCTTAGGAACAGAAACATTTAGACGACCTGTGAAGCTCCACatgtctcctctttctctctctgactgagATTTCATCCAAGATTTCAGCGACTGACTGATCTGTAAGTAAGATCCGCTTTATAGTTTATAGTATAGTTTATCCCGAAATGTGTTCTTGTCATGCAGGCACTTGTTAAGAAAGTTTATAacgatttttaaaatatgtcagtctttaatacaaatttgggtctatgtttttttttttttttttaattattgttatgTTAATAAAATCGCCTTCAGCGTTTCGGGCTTATAAATCTATTTAGGATTTTGGGTTTAATCAAAACATTTTGGTGGTGAAAACACAGATTGTAAATGCTTGGTTGTTATCACTGGCTACCAAATTGTTTACCTCTTAATCAATCTTATTGATCCTGAAATCGATAGTTAAAAATTTAAAGGACTAATACAACATTTGAGAACATTTTCTGCTACCAGAAACTCATTAACTGCGTATAGTAATGTGATTACTGTTTAGGCCTAAtatgtatgaataaatatgaattcaAAATGAACTGGTCTAAtgtaaatcaaattatttttttaaatcaaagtagGTAGCCTAGTTTTTTTGTAGCTTTATCTTAGAGTGATATTTCTATAAGGATGTATTTAGTATGAGAGCTTCAtatgtttttaagtgtttcCTGCTATTCAGTGCATCACAGCGTTACAgtataatgttgttttaatctGTTGCAACCTTGTAAACAAATCTTTCCCTCACCAcgtatatttatgttttttcgCCACTAGGCGGAGCCATTACATCACCCTGAGCCACCAACTGTCAGTGACTTTCTCTCAGACCCTGCAGCTCCCCAAGCTGTCACATCAGGAGTGTTTGAACATGACGGGTCAGACTGTGGGAGGCATCATCCAGGACCTGTTGGCCGTGGAGGGACTGGAGTCCAGGCCTCTGGGCGGGGCCGGGTCCTTCACTGATGAGGCTGTTTCCATCCTGACCTCCACAGGCCAGCTGGCCCGAACCCTCCTGGGTCACACCTTTGCCCTCAAACGCAAAGAGAACCTTGTCAACGCTGAAAATAAGGCTGGCAGCAGCTGCGATGAAGACAACGGCAACAATGTGCGCCGCAAACGGGAGTTCATCCCAAAtgagaagaaagatgaaggCTATTGGGACAAGCGGAAAAAAAACAACGAGGCAGCCAAGAGATCCAGAGAGAAGCGTCGAGCCAATGACATGGTGCTGGAGAGGCGCGTCCTGGGCCTGCTGGAGGAGAATGCCCGTCTGAGAGCCGAACTGCTGGCTCTCAAGTTTCGCTTCGGCCTGGTCAAGGACCCGTCTGACGTGTCCATCCTGCCGCTGTCTGCACCGCTCTGTTCTCATCCAACACCTAGCACAACACAATACCACCAGCCTCACAGTGACGGACCCCCATACTTCAGTACACAGCACAGCTCCAGCACCCATCACATCCACCCTCCACAGCAGGGAGCCATCTATGGACCAAGGGGAGCAGGGCCTCTGTCAAGCCACAGTGTGTCCGAGGAGTCTGGCATCTCCACCTCATGTAGCTCAAATGTGGGCAGCCCTGTGTTTTTTGACGAGACACTGAGTGATCGTGGTGGACCGTCTCCGAGAGAGCtggtggaggagcagcagggctACGACTCCAACATCTGTCCCCTGGAGGTCAACGAGAATCCGTGTGTAAATAGACAAGACTCACCCGAGGGTCTGAGGAGTCTCCCTCACAAGCTCCGCTTCAAAGCCCCCAGTGGAGGCAGCGATGCAGGGGACATGTCTCTGTCCACTGATAGCAGACACAGTGGACCACCTGTAGCCACAGTGGGGCCAAACATCCAGGTGAGGAACAACCAGCAGGCGGGGTGCGACAGTCGTGCAGAGAGTCAGGCTATCTGGTCCAGGGAGGAGGCCTGCAGTGAACTTGGGCAGAAGTATCAGAGTCCGTCTTCTAAATGTTATAACTCCTCCTCTCTGCAGACCTCCAGGGACACCAAGAATGTGACAGAGGATGTCAGTCTCAGGTCTCAGATCAGCTGTCTGTCTCAGGAAGTAGCTCAGCTCAAGAAGCTCTTCTCTCAGCAGCTGCTCTCCAAGATCGCTTAAAACCTGAGCAGAAAATACCAGACTAAAGCTAACAGACAGATTTCACACCACAATTTTCTCCAAACTATCGCTCCCACAGACTGCGGATTTCCACAGTGCAGCATGGAACCAGTTCAAACCTCAACCTGTGAAATGACAAACCTGATGCTTTTGTTCCTTCATGACACCTGTTTCACTGGAGAGGTTTAGTTTAGTgacctgtttgtctttgtgatgACCAACACCACAGCTTAGACAAAACATCCACACATGTAActttcatcaacatcatcagGATTAATGACTGCAAAACTAAAAGTGATTTACGTGTGATTTATGTCCTTCAATCATGTTGATTCTCACTGATTTGAAGGACGCTACATGTCTGAATACTTGACTCAGCAGGTCAGTCAGAAACACTGGAAGAATATgttaaatacaacacaaagcACATGGTTATAATTTGATACACCTCCATCTCACCTTGTTCACGTGACTCAGATGTGGATgtaacattttaacacatttgagTCTTCTTTTGGACATCTACTGTTTGTATGCTTTTCAACATGAATACTGTTCAATCAATAATATTATCTTGTGTTAAAAAGAAGCACAAATGTACACAGTCCCAAAGACGACACACTGGTGtttcaaaaaacacttttttaaaagtgtaCTCTTGTTTTTGTGATCTTTTTGTGTGATGTTACTGCATATGTACAGTATCAGGTTTATGTTGCGACAGCAAGGTACGTAGAAGTGAATATTTCTTCACAGCTCAGAATTGTAATTGAAATCAAGTCAAgtttcttttattaaaacatgtctaaGCTGATGGAATTAATCTCAGTACAAACAGAATAGCTGTAACAATACATCACATACAACACCAGTGCAAACATAAAGGACATAAGtgcacaaagaaaacacatacagtagcctACACAGCTCCACATATCATAAAATACAGTTAGACCAACTTCTGTGTATTCATCAACTGTACGACTTTGTGAACTGTacttgaaaataaatgtacattttatataAAAGACTGGTGAATCTTTTATGTCAAATTAAGATTTTCTCAACTGTACTCATACAAATTTGACATTTAGTTTTAGTATCACAGAACACAACATATGTCATCTCTGCATTGCAGATTCTTATATGGTTCTAATATGTATGTTAACAGcagtgaaattaatttaaaaaatgatcaaaacgTACAGACTGTGGTGGTCACGCATATTTTAAGAGATACAGCCATCAACATGCAACATGCAAGacagttttaagtgtttttaaactgCATTTTGCATTAGATGAAAGATTCAGTGTGgcttgtgtaaaaaaaaaggagagagctATGGTGCACTGCGCAAGAATATGAATATGTCACAAGTTTCTTTTTCAGCTTAACTGATGTCATTTGTGTCCTTTACAGCCTGCCTGTCATCACTGTGACATCGTCTGTCGCTTTAAATATCATCCTGGTGTTAGTGCACCCATACTAAACTACAGTTACTGAAATGAAGGGGGGCCGATGGGTTGTCGGACAGTGCCACGGACTGAGGGGTGGTGTATGGATGCAGGGAGAAGGGCGAGACTCATGCATGAGTCATCTATCACGTCAGCGGTAGGAAAGCTATTTTTAGCATTGAAGCAGCTGTGGTGGAGACTGATTGGCTCATATGGAAGTGAAGGCTACAGGTTCAGAATACATTCACACCTGGAGGAGTACAAATCTGCTGAAAGACATCAGAGAAGTGGCTGTGAAATATGTTCTGATAGTTgcggggtgggggaggggggggcaggAAGCTGCAAtgaatttttaatatttgtcaGAGAATGTGACTCACTTAACAGGATGTCCTTAATCTGCATTACAGTAACACATCCCTGAATATTTCCTTTCACAGTattcagtgatttaaaaaaaaaaatcaacaccaGGTGGCGCCAAGTGCCTTCATCACCATGGATCACTGActctcattcatccattcattcattcacaacaGTGTTACTACAGAGGTCGTTTCCTCCTCTTTGTGCCTACTGTAGTAGCACATGCTGCAAATGGAGAATAAGCAAAGGATGtacagtcattttgtgctgGAAATGCTGGACTCACACCTTCAAATGatctgttttcatttacaaattGCAGTGCAGGCATGAGGCATGGGCTAAAAAAAGCATTTGCATGACCTTGTTTAaagaaaaccaataaaaatTATGCTGATGGAGGTGAAATAGGTCAAGTTAGATCTGCTCTTCAGGCcctgaatctctctctctctctctctctgcagaacaacaacaacagatacaCATCAGGTCATTTGCCTGTGATCAATCTTCATCCAGCCCTGTCTGCAACCCCCTCTGCCATAAGCCAAATAGGAAGGAGTGAGAGCCTTCTGGTTGCTAGGCAGGCACCACCACAACACAGTTGCCAAGGGAATGCCTGCATGCAGAGGCAgctggagagatggaggagtgTGTTGGGGGTTGGTGGTTTTAACAGAGGACtggtggaggggggggaggagCTAGACAAGTTCAAGGCCGCCGTTTCCCTAACATGGTCtaatggtggtgatgatggtggtgtgtgtgtgtgtgtgtgtgtgtgtggtgaataGGTGCACATGTGTTAGTAGAGACAAAGCAGGGGGAAGGGATGTGAGTGAGAAAGTGGGTTGGAAGTGGCTGCGTGTCTGATACGAAGCAGGGCTGACGTAACTGCTCATGAAATATGGTGGCGATGAGGACAACGGGCTTTGTGGGATAACAGGAAATCTCCTAAGCAGATAATACAATTCCTTTTCCTCTGCAGATAaacagaaagatggagggaaaaaTAATGTTGCAATGATATATTTACTCAAAATAgttttctcctccttcacttCATTTGATCTGAAATGGGTAGTCATAAAGGGATTcaaggtgtgtgtttttcttcttctatctttttaaaaaatatatatgagaCAAAATCTGCTACCATTTTGCAGGAAGATGAGATGGATGTAAtccattattcattatttttaatatatatctaatataaatctaatatttttaaatgttcataaaaagcCTAATAAATGGCGATTAATGTGAAATTTATATTCTGCAGCAAAAAggaaaactaaaactaaatcacAGCTTCGGTTTTTAGAATAGTTTCAGGGCGTTATGTGTAAACAAAGGGTTAAACTGTGTTATCTGCCACTGCAAACACAACTCTGGTAACATACTCTGATCTTACAGATACACACACCTCATACTGAAAGTAAGAATGTAGTGCAACACTTATCAGGGGGAATTTGTACaacgtgtgagtgtgtgattttgagagagaaaactaaaactaaaactagaaTAAAGAAAATGCATAGAGGACAGCCATTACATCtattatgttttatgaaatatgtgGAATTAATGTTTTGGTGAGAACATAAATCTCCAACAAACTGTTCTGCCTCATACACACAGATCATAACACTCCTGCTGCATGTCTCTGCAGGAAAGTCTTCCCAAAATCTGAATCCTGCCCTACTTGAGACTATGATGTCAGTCGGGTTACACATATCATTACATTTACCCTCCTACACACCACAGTAAGAGGCACAGTCTTTATAACTCATCAATATTATGCAAAAATGTTTGCATTCTGATGTAATTTTCAGTTTCAAATCTGTGCTTCTGTTTTGCTCTCAAGTGCAACAGGATATATTAAGAAAAGCGGAACAGAAAGATGAATTTCTGCTTATATGCACATAAAGATTGTTAATACAGAGTTCAGTAAGCTGACACAGCAACTTTTAACTGTTGGAAAATTTAACtggcgttttttttttactgacagcCTGCTGATGTGTCCTTGAGTGAGACGCTGAGTGTCTGTGTGACCCTGATCTCTGACCTCATtgtggggagaaaaaaagggaatatTCCTTAAAATGGTGTTAATAAAGTTTCACAGTCATTCATTACAGGATGAAAAAAAGACTCATGATGTTCTGTGAAAGTTCTGCCAAAACTCATATTTAGTGCAATTACATATGTTCAAGGTCTACATTAATTAAAGTCTAAACTAATTGTATCTATCTACTAGCTGCAACCATTAATCGATGAGTCAATCATCAAtgacattttctggttccagcttctcatatgtgacgattttctgtttttctttgtcataagTGTCGGTGAATTGAGTATCTTaagattttggactgttagtctgacaaaacaagcaaattgaagacacCGATGTGGCCTCTAAGAAATtgtgaatgccattttttcactatttttttttaaatttaatacttaatgattaatcaattatcaagaaaatgtgatggaaataATCATTTACTGCAGCTGTAATCTActtatctatctatttatctatctatggAGTGTATCACAAACTTTGTTGTACAGTCTGTCACAGAAGAGGctagaaaagaaaagtttgttGGAatttcagaaacacaaaaacaagtgtaagtttggaaaaacagaaaagaaatgaacaCGGTGAAAGAATGAGAAGCAAAACCTTATTCCACCTTATTATTAATATCATATATCATTATTAACTGTTTAACAAGAAAGCCTTAAACCCATAAATAATATGAATGTCTTTTATACCAAAGGTTCTTTTTTGCACTCTGATGTAATACTTTTATTATATGTTGTGTAATAAAATATTGTGAAAGTCAGACACCCAGACAGTGACACACTGAAGATCTTTTCCAGGCATTATGAGCATTAATTTAATCTTAATTTGCTTCATTAACAAAAGAGTATCACCAGGAGAAAATATATAGGCCAATAATGACGAATGAGAGGATATGTAACAGTGACCCCGCACTCACGCAGCTGAAGGACATGCTGTTACATGCTATTAATGGAGCTCTCGGTAACATGGTGACTGTGTGAACTTGTTATAAACTTAACCACTCCCGTGTAAGAAGACACGGTTATTAATGGTggaggaaggatggaggggTGGAGAGGAGACGGCCTAATGTCACACACATAGAGCCTACTCTCGCGCGGAGAGATAGAGGACAAAAACGTGACTAGGCAGCCTAAGAGCTGTTATGCAACCGCTGACCTACTAACACATATTTCTAGAAAGGGAGCCGGAGAAACTGGAGCAAAGTGTCCGGCAGCGCGCAACACACAGGCAGCCCGAGccaagagacagaaacagcatCAAGCCGACCGGCTGACTCAACCACAACACGACAGGAAAAGGAGcacaactttttttctctcgTTTTTTTGGGAGGTTTCATCTAAAGGGACAAGGAAGGAGGACACGGGAGCGAGACAGCTTTTGTGTCGGGGAAGCCTGAATCTTCTCCTCCAGGACATGGAAAGGTATGTTTTGACTGCCGCTTTTTTTGCCTCTTGTTTCATGTTGCCTGTCTATTAGTTTCCGCTcggtgtgtttttaatgctaGAGGgattttcgtgtgtgtgtgtgagtgcgtgttgAGATGAGGACATGATGCTTATGGCCGGTTATTGTTCACATGGCGACTCTCGAGCTCCGCCGGCAGATCCCGCGCGCCCGTCCGTGACTTTGAGAcgtgtgctgctgtttttgtccCACAAAGCACGAAGCTAATATGCTCGCATTGCTGCGGTTTTTTCGTCCCGTTATTGATACGAAACATATAATGGGAATAGGAAAACGTGGTTGGCCGTGTCCCACATTACGTGTTCAATGTCAAGGCGAGGTAATTTCCCTCATGGTGTTTTCCAGGGAATGGGGGCAGCTGCTGTCTGCTTAATGCAGACACACAGTGCACTAACAGCTGCTGCACGTGGCGTGCTGCTGTTTGTATGtgcaacttgttttttttttatgtaggtCATCATATCTTGTTCATATCTGTGTAGCAGCCTGGCTGATGCAAATATTAGACTGGAATAAAGTATGGATACTACTTCATTTAAAGGTTATTAATTATGGCATATTTTCAATAAAACTGTCTGAAATCCATGTCAGAGTGAATGTTATGGAAACATAAATAGAAattatatacaaaaa
Coding sequences within:
- the LOC137179027 gene encoding NFIL3 like protein-like, with amino-acid sequence MTGQTVGGIIQDLLAVEGLESRPLGGAGSFTDEAVSILTSTGQLARTLLGHTFALKRKENLVNAENKAGSSCDEDNGNNVRRKREFIPNEKKDEGYWDKRKKNNEAAKRSREKRRANDMVLERRVLGLLEENARLRAELLALKFRFGLVKDPSDVSILPLSAPLCSHPTPSTTQYHQPHSDGPPYFSTQHSSSTHHIHPPQQGAIYGPRGAGPLSSHSVSEESGISTSCSSNVGSPVFFDETLSDRGGPSPRELVEEQQGYDSNICPLEVNENPCVNRQDSPEGLRSLPHKLRFKAPSGGSDAGDMSLSTDSRHSGPPVATVGPNIQVRNNQQAGCDSRAESQAIWSREEACSELGQKYQSPSSKCYNSSSLQTSRDTKNVTEDVSLRSQISCLSQEVAQLKKLFSQQLLSKIA